In Deinococcus radiotolerans, the genomic stretch AGCTGGTATGAACGCTCCACAGCCCACCGGACGAACCAGGCCGGCCTCAGCTGTTCACGCACCGACCCGCCGGGGGTCTAGGGTCATCAGCAGCGGCGGTAGTAGCCGCTCACGTACGTGCCGTTGCTGCGCCGGTACCCGTTCACCCAGCACATGCCACTCGTCGATGAGGCCGGCGCCGCACTCGGCGTCACCACCGGCGTCGGCGCGGTGAACGTCGGGGAGGCCGTCACCTTCGTCTGGAACGTGCCCTGGAAAGCAGGAGTTAAGGTCGCGCCGAGTTTCGCTTCCTGCAGGAACGCCACCGGACCGACCGTACCGTTCCAGTAGCTGCGCACGTCGTAATACCCAGGCAGGAGGTCCGCGAGGTCCAGGACGGGCGTTCCGCCTCCCGTGAAGACGATGAACACGTACCCGGGCGCGAGGGGCAGCTGGAGACCGGCGCGGTCTGCGCGGGCGGGCGTGGCGTACAGCGTGGGAATGGTCAGGCGGGTCAGGCCCGAGGCGGGGACCGTCACGCTGACCCGCTGCGTGGCCTTGCCCGTGGCGCTGACGATCATGGGGTACGTGCCGGGCTTCAGGGCCGCCGGGTCCCGCACGGGCTGGTCCCCATCAAGGATCACGAAGTAGCTCCCGGTGGGATTGTCGATCGTGAAAGCAGGAAGCGGAGCGGCGGCAGGGGTGACCGCCGCGGTGCCCGGCTGCAGGACCAGCAGAGCCTGCGCGTCACCCCGGGGCACGGCGCTGAGTGTCGTGGCGCCCGCTTCGATGTCGGTGCTGAGTCCGCCTTCCGGGCCGTCCCGCCAGGGGTTGGGCAGCAGCGCCGGGAAGGTGGTGAAGATCCGGCCCGCTACGGCGACGGCGTCGCCGGAGACGCGCACGCAGCTGGCCTGGGGGTACGCGGGCGGGCAGGCCTGCGCGAGCCCGCCGAGGCCCTGCGCGAGTTGCTGCGCCACAGTGGCCGGGGTGGCGCCCGCCAGGGCGGGCAGGGTGAGGGCGGCGAGGGTGAGCCAGGCGCGCAGGGTCATGGTTCAGCGTACGGGTCGTCACGTGAGGCTCGGGGCGCAGATGCATGCGCCACCCGGCGGGGGCACCGACACACCCACGCCGCGAGGGTCTTGTTCTGTTGTGTGCCTGCTTCTCTCGTTCGTGCCGGCGGAAGCGCCCCGCGTTCAGAGAATCGGGCGGAAAGCTCAGAGTTTTAGGCAAGGACCGCCGGGCCCCGCCTCCTACACTCGGTGCTATGGCTGGGGCCGGACTTCACGTCCAGGACACTGTCCCCCGCCCACGAAGGTCAACCCGTACGTCCTGCGCCACCACCACACCCGCACAGGAGAACCTATGATTCAAGACAAAGTAGTCATTATTACAGGCGCGTCCTCCGGCATCGGCGAAGCCACCGCGAGGCTCCTCGCCCGCCGCGGCGCGCGCGTCGTGCTGGGCGCCCGCCGCGAAGCGCAGTTACAGCACGTGACCCAGGAGATCACGCAGGCCGGCGGGCAGGCCACGTACCGCGTCACGGACGTCACCCGGCCCGAGGACAACGCCGCGCTCGTCGACCTGGCGAAAACAGCGTTCGGCGGTCTGGACGTTGTGTTCCTCAACGCCGGCATCATGCCCACCGCCCCACTCTCGGCCCTGAACACCGCCGAGTGGCAGCAGGCCGTCGACATCAACGTGATGGGTGTCCTGCACGGCATCGCGGCGGCCCTCCCCACGTTCACCGCGCAGCAACGTGGGCAGGTGATCGCCACGTCCTCCGTCGCCGGCCTCAAGAGTTACCCCGGTGCGGGCGTGTACGGTGGCACCAAGTGGTTCGTGCGCAACCTCATGGAAGTCCTGCGGCTGGAGTCCGCGCAGGAAGGCACGAACATCCGCACCGCCACGATCTACCCGGCGGCCATCAACACGGAACTGCTGGGCGGCATCACGCACGGCGCGTCCGCGCAGGCCATGGGCGCTCTGTACCGGCAGTACGGGATCTCACCGGACCGGATCGCGCAGGTGGTGGCCTTCGCCATCGACCAGCCTGAAGACACGAACGTCACGGAATTCACCGTGGGTCCCACCCCGCAACCCTGGTAAGCCACTCGCCCTTCCCATTGGAGGCCCCCATGAAGATTCACCCCGCTGGTTCCCGCCCCTCTACGTCTGGCCCCGCCGACTGGTTCACCGGTCGAGTCCGGATTGACCCGCAGTTCGACACCCACCCCGCCGGGCACGCGGCCGGCTCCGCTGTCACGTTCGAGCCCGGCGCGCGCACCAACTGGCACACCCACCCGGTCGGGCAGACCCTGATTGTGCTGTCCGGTCTGGGCCGGGTGCAGCGAGCGGGCGGTCCCATCGAGGAGATCCGGCCCGGTGACGTGGTCTGGTTCGAACCGGGCGAGCGGCACTGGCACGGCGCGGGTCCCACCACGGCCATGACGCACCTGGCCATTCAGGAAGCCCTGAACGGCGAAGTGGTCACGTGGCTCGAACCCGTCACAGACGAGCAGTACAACCCCCACTAACGGGCCCGGGCGACCGGCCCCAGCTCCGGCCCGTGTCTCAACAGGAGGTCGTCATGACCCGCACCACGCCATTCCGGCCCGTGGCTCCCGAGGCTACCACACCACGGCACACCGACCAGCCGCAGTGGCTGCCGATCTTCTCCCTGGCCTTCGTGGTGATGAACCTCATCACGTCTGAATTCCTGCCCGTGAGCCTCCTGACGCCCATCGCGCAGGACCTCGGCGTGACTGAAGGGGCCGCCGGGCAGATGATCTCTGCGACGTCCGTGGCCGCCGTGATCACCAGCCTGCTGACGGCCCCAGTGACGCGCCGGTTTGACCGCAAGGCGGTGCTCCTGGGCGCGTCGGTGGCCCTGATCCTCTCCAACGTGCTGGTCGCCCTCGCGCCCAACCTGGCGGTGATCATGCTGGCGCGGCTGCTCCTCGGCGTGGCGATGGGCAGCTTCTGGTCCCTGTCGAACGCCACCACCCTGCGCCTGACGCCCAAGCACCTCATCGCACGGGCGCTGGCCGTCACGTCTGGTGGCGTGGCGATCGCCAACGTGTTCGCCCCACCGATGGGCAGTCTCCTGGGTGAAACCCTGGGTTGGCGTGGCGTGTTCGGCGTGGCCGCCCTGCTCGGCGTGATTGGGCTGGGGTGGCAGTGGATCAGTCTGCCGCGCCTGTCGCCAGGGCGACCAGCCGAACTGCGCACGCTGTTTCGGTTGCTGGATCGCCCCCAGGTGCGGGTGGCGGTCGCGGCCCTGGTGCTGACGTTCGGGGGGTACATGCTGTTCTTCGCGTACCTGCGGCCCTTCCTGGAACAGGTGACCCACCTGACGGTCGCGCAGGTCTCTGGCGTCTTCCTTGCCCTCGGGGTGGCGGGCGTCGTCGGGACGGCCCTGTCCAGCCGCCTCCTGACCTGGAACCTACGCCGGGTCCACATCCTGGTGCCACTGGTCACGGGCGTGCTGGTGCTGGGCCTGCTGCTGGTCGGGGCGTCCGCTGTGTGGACCACGGTGGTGCTGGTGCTGCTCGGCCTGGTGAACAGCGTGTTGCCCGTGGCCTGGGGCACCTGGCTTGCCGTGGCGGTGCCGGATGAAGCGGAAAGTGCCGGCGGTCTCCAGATTGCGGCCATTCAACTGGGGATGACCCTGGGTGCGGTCCTCGGTGGCGTGATGTTCGACCGCAGCGGTTCAGGCGGGCTCCTCTTCAGCAGTGGCGCGGCCTTGATCATCGGCGCCGTGTTGATCGGGAGGGGATTGAATCATCGTTCGACGGCCCCAGCCGACGCCTGAACCATCGCGTCCAGGTGCAGCTCATCGGGCCAGAGAGCGTGAGGGAGAGAAGATGACACTGAACGGAAGACAGGCCGCGCGGTCTGCACTCCTCATGGCGGGATTGTTCTCGGCCTACAGCGAGGCGGCGGTGCGTGGGCACGGGAGGCAACAGGTGCAGGTCAGGATCGGGCAGACCACCTTCACCGCCACCCTGGACCGCAGCGCAGCGGCGCAGGCCTTCACGGCGCGCCTGCCGCTCACGCTGAAGATGACCGACCTGCACCGCAACGAGAAGTTCGCCGACCTGACCTGGAGCCTTCCCGTAAAGGCGACAAAGCCCGGCACCGTTCGCAGCGGTGATCTCCTGTTGTACGGGTCGAAAACCGTGGTGCTGTTCTACGAGACGTTTCCCACGGCGTACAGTTATACGAGGCTCGGGCGGATCGATGACCCGCAGGGGTTGGCGCAGGCGTTGGGTCCTGGGAACGTCACCGTCACGTTCTCCGTGGAGTAGGAGGATCACTGTGATGGGCATGGGCGTGTGGCGCGAATGACTGGGGTTTCAGACCTTGCCGCGGGTGGGCTGGCGCGCCTCGCGGAACTGATCCAGCGGCACACGCCGTATGAGGGGGAGTGTGCGCTGCGGGTGCCTGGGGTGTCGGTGGCCCGGACGGTACGTCCGCACAAGGCCCTCGCGCACAGCGTGCAGAAGCCGGCGCTGTGCCTGGTCGCGCAGGGCAACAAGGCGGTGCACATTGGCGCCGAGCAGTACGCGTACGATCCGCAGCGGATGATGGTGTACGCCGTGCACGTGCCGGTTGCGTTTCAGGTGACGCGGGCCAGTGTGGAGGAACCGTTTCTGACGTTCAAGCTGGAACTTGACCCGGAACGCATTGCCGAACTGGCCCTGAAGCTGTACCCGCACGGGCTGCCCCGGCGGCCGGAGGGGCGGGGCGTACAGGTGACTGAGGCGGACCCGGCGATCCTGAATGCGGCCATTCGCGTGCTGGAGACGGTCGATCAGGAACGTGAGGCGACGTGGATCGGGCCGTTGATCGTGGACGAAATGGTGATGCGCCTGCTGCTCGGCCCGGTTGGTCCGATGGTGGCGCAGATGGGTCAGGTGGAGTCGAGTACGCAGCGGATAGAGCGGGCCATCGGGTGGATTCAGGCGCATTTTGAGGGGCCGCTCAACGTGGAGGCTCTGGCCGAGTTGAGTCACATGGGCGTGTCGACCTTTCATGCGCATTTCAAGGCGGTGACGGGTCTGAGTCCGCTGCAGTTTCAGAAGAACCTGCGGTTGCAGGAGGCGCGGCGGTTGATGTACACCACGGGGTTGGATGTCGGGGCGGTGAGTCGGCAGGTGGGGTATGCCAGCGCGTCGCAGTTCACGCGGGAGTACACGCGGCTGTTCAGCAGTACGCCCCGTCAGGATATGACTGAGCTGCGGCTGGGTGGTGCTGAGGGCCGCTGAGCGGACGGGGTTGTGGGGGTGGGTGGGGCCGGTCGGTGCGCCTGATGATGTGGACTGAGTTCAGTTTTTGAACGATCCATTGACTTTTTTGAACGATAAAATTACTGTGATCGTACAAGCTCAACGATCAACCCGGAGGTAACTGTGCCCCGAGCCACCATGCGCGATGTCGCCGACCATGCCGGCGTCTCCCACCAAACCGTGTCCAACGTGCTCAACGGACACCCCTCCATCCGCCCCGAAATGCGCGCCCGCGTCCTGAGTGCCATCAACGCCCTCAACTACCAGCCCAACCAGAACGCCCAGGCCCTCCGGCAAGCCCGCATCACCACCCTCTGCTGCACCTTCTTCGGCCACAACGCCGAAGACATCCATGACCCGTACCGCAACCTGATCCAGTCCGCCTTCGTGGCGGAAGCCAACGCCAGCCGTTACAGCATGACCACCGCGTTCCTCGACGAAGGCCAACCCGAGAGCCTCGCCCGCTTCCAGAAACGCTACCTCCAAGGCCAGTTCGGCGGCACCGTCATCGTGGGCACCACCCTCCCCGCCGATGACCTCACCGCCATCCGCGCCCTCGGCGTCCACACCGTCCTGTTCGACCACCAGATCGAAGGGCACGACGCGCCGACCGTCCAGGCCGACTACGCCGGCGGTATGGCCGCCATGGTGCGCCACCACGCCGCGCAGGGCCGCACCCACCTCGCCCTCCTCATCCCCGCCGGTGACCCCGGCAGCAGCGCCCAGGCCCGCCTGCACGGCTTCCAGAACGAGGCGCGCCGCCTGAACCTAGACACGCAGGTGATGCCGTGCACGTGGTCCTTCGAATCCGGTCGCGACGCCATGCACGCCCTCTGGACCAGTGGCGCCCGCCCGGACGCCGTCCTCGCTGCCAGTGACCGCATCGCCGCTGGCGCGCTGCGCGCCGCACACACGCTGGGCCTGCAGGTCCCGTCAGAAGTGGCCATCAGCGGCTTCGACGATTTTGACTTCGCGCGCTTCACGACCCCCACGCTGACCACCCTCCAGGTGCCGCACGGCGAGATGGCCCGGCAGGCGGTGCGGCACCTCGTGGCCCTCGTCGAGCAGCGGCCCCTGCCCCCCACGCCAACCTACCCCGTTCCGCTGCTCGTGCGCGAATCGGCCTGACCGCGCAAGCCCGCTGCCCAGCTGCCCCGGCGCGCTGGAGACACCCAGGAGGTTCTCATGACAACTCAGACTGAGTCCACGCCCCTGCGCGCCACGGCGCCTCCCCGCCGCGCCCCCCCGCAGGCGCTGGTCGGCTACCTGTTCATCCTGCCGGCGATGGTGGGGTTCCTGGTCTTTTACCTCTACCCCGCACTCCGGGGCGTGCAGATCAGCTTCACGGACTGGAACCTCCTGAGCGCGCCCAAAAGCGTTGGGCTGGCCAACTACGCGGAAGTCATTCACGACCCGAAGTTCTGGTCGGCGCTGGGCATCACCGTCCAGTACGTGCTGTGGAACATTCCCCTGCAGACGGTGCTGGCACTCGCGCTCGCCGTGGCGATGGACCGCCTGGTCAAGAGCATGTTCATCAAGGGCCTGCTGATCCTGCCCTACCTGCTCTCCAGCGTCGTGGTCGCCATGGTGTTCCTGTGGCTGCTCGATCCCTTCCTGGGCATCGTGAATCAGTGGCTGGCCGCGACGCCGCTCGGGAAGCAGGCATTTTTCAGTTCGGCGGAGCAGGCGATTCCCACGATCGCGTTCGTGAACATCTGGAAGCACATGGGCTTCAACGCGCTGCTGTTCTACGCGGGCCTGCAGGCCATTCCGCGTACGGTGTACGAGGCGGCGGCCATTGACGGCGCGTCCGAGATGACCACCTTCCGCCGCATTACCCTGCCCCTGCTGCGCCCGGTGATGGTGTTCGTGCTCGTCACGTCGCTGATCGGCTCGTTCCAGATCTTCGATACCGTGGCCGTGACGACGCAGGGTGGCCCGGCGGACGCGACGCGGGTGCTGGTGTACTACATCTACCAGAACGCCTTCAGTTTCTTCCGGATGGGGTACGCGACGGCGATGAGCATGGTGCTGTTCGTCATCCTGGTCGTGTTCACGCTGTTGCAGATGCGCCTGTTGCGCGCCAACGAATCGGATCTCGAGTGAGGCGTCCCGTGCGCGCCAGGAGCCTGCCATGACCACGACCGCTGTCCGTCCCCGCCGTCCGTTTCCGCTTGGCCGACTGCTCGCGTGGCTGGGCCTGAGCCTGATCATCCTGATTTCGTTGTTCCCCATTTTTATCGTTCTAAAAACGGCCCTGACGAGCAACAAGGCCCTCTTCACCGAAGCCGCCGCGCTCTGGCCCAGCCAACCCACCCTCGTGAACTTCCAACGCGTCCTCGGGCTCCTCAGCACCGAACAGGCCCAGGCCGCCGGTGGCTCCGGCAGCGCGGTGAACTTCCTCAGCGCCCTCAAAAACAGCGTCCTGTTCACCGGCCTGATCGTCCTGGGCCAGACCTTCTTCTCCGCCCTGGCCGCCTACGCCTTCGCCCGACTCAAATTCCCCGGCCGGGACGCCATCTTCACCCTCTTCCTCATCGCCATGATGATCCCCGGCATCGTCCTGTTCATCCCCAACTTCATCACCGTCAAGAACCTCGGCGGCCTCAACACCCTCCCCGGCATGGTCGCCCCCTTCATCCTCATGACCCCCTTCGCGGTGTTCTTCCTCCGCCAATTCTTCCTCTCCCTACCCCGCGAGACCGAAGAAGCCGCCTTCCTCGACGGCGCCGGGCCCTTCACGATCTTCTGGCGCATCACCCTGCCCATGAGCCAGGGCCCCCTGGCCACCCTCGCCATCCTCACCACCATCGGCATGTGGAACGAGTTCTTCTGGCCCTTCCTCATCGCCAAAGACGAGAGCGCCTACACCCTCCCCGTCGCCCTCCAGGTCTTCAAATCCCAGACGCCCCAGGGCGTCCCGGACTGGACGGGCCTCATGGCCGGCACCTTCGTCACCGCCGTCCCCGTCTTCATCCTGCTGATCATCCTGGGCCGGCGCGTCGTGGAATCCCTCGCGTTCAGCGGCACCAAATAGAGCCCACCCGTGACCGGCCCCGCCCCACCCGCCCCGACCCCGCTCACCCCCCAACCCACCGCGCTCTCACCCGCCCCCGGAGGCACCCCATGAAACGACTGCTCACCCTGACCGCCGCGCTCGCCACCACCTTCGCCAGCACCGCCAGCGCCGCCACCACGCTCGAATACTGGTTATGGGACGCCAACCAGCAACCCGCGTACGCCCAGTGCGCCGCGAACTTCACCAAGAAAAACCCCGACATCACCATCAAAATCACCCAGAAAGGCTGGGGTGACTACTGGACGGGCCTCACCACCGGCTTCGTCAGCGGCACCGCCCCCGACGTTTTCACCAACCACCTCGCCTACTACCCCGAGTTCGCCAGCAACAACCAGCTCGTCGACCTCACCCCGTACATCAAACGGGACAAGGTCCCCACCACCATCTACTACAAGGGCCTCGCAGACCTCTGGGTCAAAGGCGGCAAACGCTACGGCCTGCCCAAAGACTTCGACACCGTCGGCATCTTCTACAACGCCGACCTGCTCGCCAAGGCCGGCATGAAACCCAGCGACCTCGCCAACCTCACCTGGAACCCCAAAGACGGCGGCACCTGGCAAAAGGCCATCGCGCGCCTCACCGTCGACAGCAAAGGCCAGAACGGCCTGAGCGCCAGCTTCAACAAAGGCCAGGTCAAACAGTACGGGTACCTCACCGGGTACGGCGCGGGCTTCAACGGTCAGACCGAATGGTCCTTCTACACCGCCCCCATGGGCTGGACGCACAACAACGGCCTGTTCGGCACCAAGTACAACTACGACGACCCCCGCTTCGCGCAGGCCATCCAGTGGCTCGCCGACCTGAACCTCAAGTACGGCCTGATCCCCAGCTTCAAGGACGTGCAGAGCAGCGGCGACGGTCTGTTCCGCTCCGGCCAGGCCGCCATGGTCATCAACGGCTCCTGGATGATCAGTGACTTCACGCAGAAACTCCCCTTCAAAGTCGGCATCGCGCCCCTCCCGAAAGGTCCGAACGGCAAGCGCATGAGCATGTTCAACGGCCTGTCCGACGCCATCTGGGTGGGCAGCAAGAACAAGGAAGCCGCGTGGCAGTGGGTGAAGTACCTCGCCTCCGCCGACTGCCAGAACGTGATTGGCCGCAGCGGCGTGGTGTTCCCCGCCATTCCGTCCGCCACAGCCCTCGCCGTAGCGACTGACAAGGCCCGCGGCGTGGACGTCAGCAGCTTCGTCAATCAGGCCAAAGCGCCCGGCGGAACCTTCTACTTCCCGATCACCGACAACGCCGCGCAGGTCAACGACATCATGACCAGCGCCCTCCAGCGCGTGTTCCTCGGGCAGGCCAAAGCCAGCGACGTCCTCCCCGCCGCGAACGCCAAGGTCAACGCCCTGTTCAAGTAACCCTACCGTCCGGGCGGCCGCGCACGCGGCCGCCCTCCGTCCTCGCCCCCCTCTCCCGCCGAGGCCCCACATGACCCCACCCAAGATCGCCCTGGTCGGTGCTGGCAGCACCGTGTTCGCCAAGAACCTCCTCGGGGACATCCTGAGCTTCCCCGAACTCGCCCACGCGGACATTCGGCTGTTCGACGTCGACGCCGAGCGCCTCGCTGTGACCGAACAGGTCGCCCACCGTGTCGCCCAGGCGGTCGGGGCGCACCCCACCGTCACCGCCACCCTCGACCGGCACCGCGCGCTGGACGGCGCGGACTTCGTCATTAACATGATCCAGGTGGGCGGCTACCGCCCCGCGACCGTTACGGACTTCGACGTCCCCACGCGGCACGGCCTGCGGCAGACCATCGCCGACACCCTCGGGATTGGCGGCATCATGCGCGCCCTGCGGACCGTACCCGTGCTGCTCGACATGAGCCGCGACATGGAGCGCCTGTGCCCGCAGACGCTGCACCTGAACTACGTCAACCCCATGGCCATGAACATCATGGGGCTCGCGCGGCAGAGCAGCATCCGCACCGTGGGCCTCTGCCACAGCGTGCAGCACACCGCGTCGGAACTCGCGCACGACCTGGGGCTCAGGGTCGAGGAGATCGACTTCCTGTGCGCCGGGATCAACCACATGGCGTTCTACCTGAAGTTCGAGCATCGGGGCGAGGACCTCTACCCCCGCCTGCAGGCCCTGGCCGCCTCCGGCCAGGTGCCCGCCACGAACCGCGTCCGGTACGAGATGCTGCGCCGCCTGGGGTACTTCGTCACGGAAAGCAGTGAGCACTTCGCCGAGTACGTTCCGTACTTCATCAAGCGCGGCCGGGACGACCTGATTGAGCGCTTCCAGGTGCCGCTCGACGAGTACCCCCGGCGCTGCGAGGCGCAGATCGGCGGGTGGGAGACCCTCCGGGCACAACTCCAGAACCCGGACGCACCGATCGACGTGCAGCGCAGCGTGGAGTACGGGTCGCTGATTATCCACTCCATGGTGACCGGACAGCCCCGCGTGGTGTACGGCAACGTCATGAACACTGGCGGGCTGATCGAGAACCTCCCACACGACTGCGCCGTCGAGGTGCCGTGCCTCGTGGACCGCCAGGGCGTGCAACCCACCCGCATCGGCCGCATTCCGCCGCAACTGGCGGCCCTGATGCAGACCAACATCAACGTCCAGACGCTCACCACCGAGGCGCTCGTCACCGGCCACCGGGAGCACATCTACCACGCCGCCATGCTCGACCCGCACGCTGCGGCGGAACTCGACCTCGATCAGATCTGGTCGCTGGTTGATGAGCTGCTGGACGCGCACGGCGAGTTCATTCCCGCCGAGTTGCGCCGCCTGCAAGCCGCCGACTGAGTCGTCCGCCCTCTCACGCTTTCTGGAGCTTCACCATGACCCACGCCCCGCTTCACTGGACCATACCCGCCTCACCCGACACCGTGCGTGTTCTCATCAACGGCTATCAATCGTGGAGTGAGGCCGAGCTGCGGCCCCTGACCGACACCCCCCCCCGCGCGCACTTCCAGTGGATGATTGACCAGGGTCAGGACCCCGCGTTCCCGCCCAGCGGCGAGGCAGGCGTCTGGCGATCGCACACCCTGATCGGCCTGCTGCGCCCGGACGGCAGCGGTTGGGTCGGCTGCCTGCTGGACGCCACGCGCACATTCGCGCACTGGGAAGCCCGGGTGGCCGGCGAGGCCGTGACGCTCACCTGCACCCTGGAAGGTCCGGACGCGCCCGTGGCGTTCGAGGAGACGACAGACGTGCAGGCGACCCTGGAGCGCCTGAGCGCGCAGCTCGGTGAGGCCATGCACGCGCGGACGCCGGCACCCCTGCGGGTGTGGTGCTCGTGGTACTCCTACTACCGCGACATCACCCTGGAGGCCATGCTGGACAATGCCCACCGCGCGTACGATCTGGGCCTGCCCTTCGATGTGTTCCAGCTCGACGACGGGTTTCAGGCGGACCTGGGGGACTGGCTTGAGCCGAGCGCCTGGTTTGGCGGGCACGCGAAGGACCTGCCCGCGCACCTGCACACCCTGGGGTACCGGGCGGGCCTGTGGCTCGCGCCGTTCCTGGTCGGCCCCCACTCGAAGTTGCGGGCCGCTCACCCGGAGTGGCTGCTCCAGGACGAGCAGGGTGAGCCGCTCCTGCTGGGCGACAACTGGGGCGGACCGTATCATGCGCTCGACACCACCCATCCCGAGGCGCTGGCGTGGCTGCAGGAGCTGGCCGCGACGTTCCGCGGGTACGGGTATGACTACCTGAAAGTGGACTTCCTGTACGCCGCCTCGCATCCCGGCCGCCGGCACGACCCGGCCGTCAGCCGCGCTGAGGCGTACCGGATGGGCCTGCAGGCCCTGAGGGACGGCCTGGGGGACGACGGGTTCCTGCTCGGGTGCGGCGCGCCCCTGGCCAGCAGTATTGGCATTGTGGACGCCATGCGCACCGGGCCGGACGTCACGCCCTTCTGGGATGACGAGGCCCGCCGGGTGCTGCTCGGCGATGGCGCGGTGCCCAGTGCCCGTAGCGCCCTGCACACGGCGCTCACCCGCTGGTACCAGCACACCTGGTACCAGCCGGACCCGGACGTGATGATCGCGCGGCGTGAACGCAGCCTGCTCAACGATCAGGAGCGGGGCGCGCTGGAGGGGCTGCTGGACGTTATCGGGGGCCTGCGGGCCAGCAGCGACCCGATTGAGCTGCTGGACGCCTCGGGCCTGGACCTGCTGCGCCGCAGCCTGACGCTGAGCACGCCGGACCGGCCCCGCTCCCTCACGCACAGTCACGGCGGCGCCGTCACGCATTTCACCCGCGGCACGTTCAACCTGCTGAACCACGCCGCTGACGGGCTGGCGCCGCACAGTTACCACGCGGCGCCCGTGCAGGACGAGGCCTTGCAATTGGCTCCTGCGGCACGGGACCGTCATGCATCACCGTGACGTCCTGAAGCCCGACGGGCGCGCCCTGACGCTGTATGGGGTGCGCCCCGTCCAGGTGACGTCCGAGATTCCGAGTCCCAGCGTGGACCCAGTGGACGCCCGGCCCGTGATGCGCTGGCATCCGCTGCGCGGCGAGTGGGTCATGTACGCCGCGCACCGCCTGGGCCGCACGTTCCTCCCCCCACCCGAGTACAACCCCCTGGCCCCCACGCGCGACCCCGCGCACCCCACCGAACTGCCGCGCGGCGAGTACGACATCGCCGTGTTCGACAACCGCTTCCCCAGCCTGACCCTCACCGCCCCCGATCCTGAACCCGGCCCGGCCGGGACGCGTGCCGGGGTGGGCAAGTGCGAGGTGGTGATGTTCAGCCAGGATGCCCACGGCCGCCTCGCCGACCTGAGTGAAACGCAGCTGGCGCTGCTGCTGGATGTCTGGGCCGACCGGACCACGCGCCTCGCCGGGACGGGCCAGATCCGCAGCGTGCTGGCGTTCGAGAACCGGGGCGTGGAGGTGGGCGTGACCCTACACCACCCGCACGGACAGATCTACGCGTTCGATCACGTGCCGCCCGTGCAGGCCCGGATGCTCACGACCGCGCAGGCGCACCACGCGGCCCATGGCCGGCCGTGGCTGGCGGACTTCGTGCAGGCAGAACAGGCGGCAGGAACGCGGGTGATCCGCGACGAGGGACTGGCCCTCAGTGTGGTGCCGCCCTTCGCACGGTTCCCGTACGAAACGTGGATGGTGCCCGCCCGACCGGCCGCGCTGCTCAGTGATCTCAGCGCGGAGGAGACACGTGCATTCGGGCGGGTCCTGCAAGACGCTCTGCGGCGCCTGGACGGCCTGTTCGGCGTGCCCATGCCGTACCTGCTGACCGTGCATCAGGCGCCCGTGGGGGCTGGCTCACACCCGGAGTTTCCGCTGCACATCGAGATTTATCCGTACCTGCGCGCACCGGGCCGACTGAAGTTCCTGGCGGGCACTGAACAGGGGGCCGGTGAGTTTGCGAACGACAAGTTCCCGGAAGCGGCGGCACAGGAGTTGCGGGCGGTCAGTGTTGCCCCCGGGGAACGCAACATCGAGCCAGGCAACTGACCTGAACACCAGTCAACTCACGGTGGACTCCTGCTCAGCCCCTGGGTCGT encodes the following:
- a CDS encoding carbohydrate ABC transporter permease translates to MTTTAVRPRRPFPLGRLLAWLGLSLIILISLFPIFIVLKTALTSNKALFTEAAALWPSQPTLVNFQRVLGLLSTEQAQAAGGSGSAVNFLSALKNSVLFTGLIVLGQTFFSALAAYAFARLKFPGRDAIFTLFLIAMMIPGIVLFIPNFITVKNLGGLNTLPGMVAPFILMTPFAVFFLRQFFLSLPRETEEAAFLDGAGPFTIFWRITLPMSQGPLATLAILTTIGMWNEFFWPFLIAKDESAYTLPVALQVFKSQTPQGVPDWTGLMAGTFVTAVPVFILLIILGRRVVESLAFSGTK
- a CDS encoding ABC transporter substrate-binding protein gives rise to the protein MKRLLTLTAALATTFASTASAATTLEYWLWDANQQPAYAQCAANFTKKNPDITIKITQKGWGDYWTGLTTGFVSGTAPDVFTNHLAYYPEFASNNQLVDLTPYIKRDKVPTTIYYKGLADLWVKGGKRYGLPKDFDTVGIFYNADLLAKAGMKPSDLANLTWNPKDGGTWQKAIARLTVDSKGQNGLSASFNKGQVKQYGYLTGYGAGFNGQTEWSFYTAPMGWTHNNGLFGTKYNYDDPRFAQAIQWLADLNLKYGLIPSFKDVQSSGDGLFRSGQAAMVINGSWMISDFTQKLPFKVGIAPLPKGPNGKRMSMFNGLSDAIWVGSKNKEAAWQWVKYLASADCQNVIGRSGVVFPAIPSATALAVATDKARGVDVSSFVNQAKAPGGTFYFPITDNAAQVNDIMTSALQRVFLGQAKASDVLPAANAKVNALFK
- a CDS encoding alpha-glucosidase/alpha-galactosidase, producing the protein MTPPKIALVGAGSTVFAKNLLGDILSFPELAHADIRLFDVDAERLAVTEQVAHRVAQAVGAHPTVTATLDRHRALDGADFVINMIQVGGYRPATVTDFDVPTRHGLRQTIADTLGIGGIMRALRTVPVLLDMSRDMERLCPQTLHLNYVNPMAMNIMGLARQSSIRTVGLCHSVQHTASELAHDLGLRVEEIDFLCAGINHMAFYLKFEHRGEDLYPRLQALAASGQVPATNRVRYEMLRRLGYFVTESSEHFAEYVPYFIKRGRDDLIERFQVPLDEYPRRCEAQIGGWETLRAQLQNPDAPIDVQRSVEYGSLIIHSMVTGQPRVVYGNVMNTGGLIENLPHDCAVEVPCLVDRQGVQPTRIGRIPPQLAALMQTNINVQTLTTEALVTGHREHIYHAAMLDPHAAAELDLDQIWSLVDELLDAHGEFIPAELRRLQAAD
- a CDS encoding glycoside hydrolase family 36 protein, with amino-acid sequence MTHAPLHWTIPASPDTVRVLINGYQSWSEAELRPLTDTPPRAHFQWMIDQGQDPAFPPSGEAGVWRSHTLIGLLRPDGSGWVGCLLDATRTFAHWEARVAGEAVTLTCTLEGPDAPVAFEETTDVQATLERLSAQLGEAMHARTPAPLRVWCSWYSYYRDITLEAMLDNAHRAYDLGLPFDVFQLDDGFQADLGDWLEPSAWFGGHAKDLPAHLHTLGYRAGLWLAPFLVGPHSKLRAAHPEWLLQDEQGEPLLLGDNWGGPYHALDTTHPEALAWLQELAATFRGYGYDYLKVDFLYAASHPGRRHDPAVSRAEAYRMGLQALRDGLGDDGFLLGCGAPLASSIGIVDAMRTGPDVTPFWDDEARRVLLGDGAVPSARSALHTALTRWYQHTWYQPDPDVMIARRERSLLNDQERGALEGLLDVIGGLRASSDPIELLDASGLDLLRRSLTLSTPDRPRSLTHSHGGAVTHFTRGTFNLLNHAADGLAPHSYHAAPVQDEALQLAPAARDRHASP